In a genomic window of Mastomys coucha isolate ucsf_1 unplaced genomic scaffold, UCSF_Mcou_1 pScaffold19, whole genome shotgun sequence:
- the Wdr86 gene encoding WD repeat-containing protein 86 isoform X2 codes for MGSSGSALRVCADHRGGINWLSLSPDGQRLLTGSEDGTARLWSTVDGQCCALLQGHESYVTFCQLEDEAAFTCSADCTIRRWDVRSGQCLQVYRGHTSIVNRILVANDQLFSSSYDRTARVWTVDKGHVSQEFRGHRNCVLTLAYFAPKDLPRDPCLEAAMGGGLLVTGSSDDTAKVWQVASGCCHQTLRGHTGAVLCLVLDASSHTAFTGSTDATVRAWDILSGEQLRVFREHQGSVICLELTDRLLYSGSADRTVKCWLADTGEMVRTFPAHRHSVSALKYHSGTLFTGSGDACARAFDAQSGVLQRVFRGHTFIINCLQVHGQVLYTASHDGALRLWDVRGLQSVPSLPRKPAAKRSLSRLFSNKVACAASVPLQPA; via the exons ATGGGGAGTAGCGGGTCGGCTCTGAGGGTCTGTGCGGACCACCGCGGGGGCATCAACTGGCTGAGCCTGAGCCCCGACGGGCAGCGCCTGCTGACGGGCAGCGAGGATGGCACGGCCCGCCTCTGGAGCACCGTGGATGGCCAGTGCTGCGCGCTCCTGCAAG GGCATGAGAGCTATGTGACCTTCTGTCAGCTGGAGGACGAGGCAGCCTTCACCTGCAGTGCTGACTGCACCATCCGGAGGTGGGATGTGAGGAGCGGGCAGTGTCTGCAGGTGTACCGAGGGCACACATCCATCGTGAACAG GATCCTAGTTGCAAATGACCAGCTCTTCAGCAGTTCCTATGACCGGACAGCTCGTGTGTGGACTGTGGACAAAGGGCATGTGTCCCAAGAGTTCCGGGGCCACCGTAACTGTGTATTGACACTAGCCTACTTTGCTCCCAAGGATCTGCCCAGAGATCCCTGCTTAGAGGCAGCAATGGGTGGTGGGCTCCTAGTGACCGGCAGCTCGGATGACACAGCCAAAGTGTGGCAGGTGGCCAGTGGCTGCTGCCACCAGACTCTTCGGGGCCACACAGGTGCAGTGCTGTGCCTTGTGCTGGATGCGTCCAGCCACACAGCCTTCACAGGCAGCACTGATGCCACCGTTCGCGCTTGGGACATCCTGAGTGGGGAGCAGCTGCGGGTTTTCCGGGAGCACCAGGGCTCTGTCATCTGTCTGGAG CTCACAGATCGGCTCCTGTACTCGGGCAGTGCAGACAGGACTGTCAAGTGCTGGCTAGCTGATACTGGGGAGATGGTGCGCACCTTCCCGGCACATAGACACAGCGTGAGTGCCCTCAAGTACCACTCGGGCACCT TGTTCACAGGCAGTGGGGATGCCTGCGCCCGGGCCTTTGATGCCCAGTCAGGAGTGCTGCAGAGGGTATTCCGAGGCCACACCTTCATCATCAACTGTCTCCAG GTGCACGGCCAGGTGCTCTACACAGCATCTCATGATGGTGCTCTGCGTCTCTGGGACGTACGTGGTCTCCAGTCAGTGCCATCTTTGCCGCGCAAGCCAGCAGCCAAGCGCAGCCTGTCACGCCTCTTTAGCAACAAGGTGGCCTGTGCAGCCTCAGTGCCCCTACAACCAGCCTGA
- the Wdr86 gene encoding WD repeat-containing protein 86 isoform X1, with amino-acid sequence MGSSGSALRVCADHRGGINWLSLSPDGQRLLTGSEDGTARLWSTVDGQCCALLQGHESYVTFCQLEDEAAFTCSADCTIRRWDVRSGQCLQVYRGHTSIVNRILVANDQLFSSSYDRTARVWTVDKGHVSQEFRGHRNCVLTLAYFAPKDLPRDPCLEAAMGGGLLVTGSSDDTAKVWQVASGCCHQTLRGHTGAVLCLVLDASSHTAFTGSTDATVRAWDILSGEQLRVFREHQGSVICLELTDRLLYSGSADRTVKCWLADTGEMVRTFPAHRHSVSALKYHSGTFLGRWQSGSQEAQDRCVSTRFTGSGYACARAFDAQSWGGGRVAARKGPVDRCVSTVFTGSGDACARAFDAQSGVLQRVFRGHTFIINCLQVHGQVLYTASHDGALRLWDVRGLQSVPSLPRKPAAKRSLSRLFSNKVACAASVPLQPA; translated from the exons ATGGGGAGTAGCGGGTCGGCTCTGAGGGTCTGTGCGGACCACCGCGGGGGCATCAACTGGCTGAGCCTGAGCCCCGACGGGCAGCGCCTGCTGACGGGCAGCGAGGATGGCACGGCCCGCCTCTGGAGCACCGTGGATGGCCAGTGCTGCGCGCTCCTGCAAG GGCATGAGAGCTATGTGACCTTCTGTCAGCTGGAGGACGAGGCAGCCTTCACCTGCAGTGCTGACTGCACCATCCGGAGGTGGGATGTGAGGAGCGGGCAGTGTCTGCAGGTGTACCGAGGGCACACATCCATCGTGAACAG GATCCTAGTTGCAAATGACCAGCTCTTCAGCAGTTCCTATGACCGGACAGCTCGTGTGTGGACTGTGGACAAAGGGCATGTGTCCCAAGAGTTCCGGGGCCACCGTAACTGTGTATTGACACTAGCCTACTTTGCTCCCAAGGATCTGCCCAGAGATCCCTGCTTAGAGGCAGCAATGGGTGGTGGGCTCCTAGTGACCGGCAGCTCGGATGACACAGCCAAAGTGTGGCAGGTGGCCAGTGGCTGCTGCCACCAGACTCTTCGGGGCCACACAGGTGCAGTGCTGTGCCTTGTGCTGGATGCGTCCAGCCACACAGCCTTCACAGGCAGCACTGATGCCACCGTTCGCGCTTGGGACATCCTGAGTGGGGAGCAGCTGCGGGTTTTCCGGGAGCACCAGGGCTCTGTCATCTGTCTGGAG CTCACAGATCGGCTCCTGTACTCGGGCAGTGCAGACAGGACTGTCAAGTGCTGGCTAGCTGATACTGGGGAGATGGTGCGCACCTTCCCGGCACATAGACACAGCGTGAGTGCCCTCAAGTACCACTCGGGCACCT TCCTGGGGAGGTGGCAGAgtggcagccaggaagcacaggatCGCTGTGTGTCCACAAGGTTCACAGGCAGTGGATATGCCTGTGCCCGGGCCTTTGATGCCCAGTCCTGGGGAGGTGGCAGAGTGGCAGCCAGGAAGGGCCCAGTGGATCGCTGTGTGTCCACAGTGTTCACAGGCAGTGGGGATGCCTGCGCCCGGGCCTTTGATGCCCAGTCAGGAGTGCTGCAGAGGGTATTCCGAGGCCACACCTTCATCATCAACTGTCTCCAG GTGCACGGCCAGGTGCTCTACACAGCATCTCATGATGGTGCTCTGCGTCTCTGGGACGTACGTGGTCTCCAGTCAGTGCCATCTTTGCCGCGCAAGCCAGCAGCCAAGCGCAGCCTGTCACGCCTCTTTAGCAACAAGGTGGCCTGTGCAGCCTCAGTGCCCCTACAACCAGCCTGA